The following proteins are encoded in a genomic region of Magallana gigas chromosome 1, xbMagGiga1.1, whole genome shotgun sequence:
- the LOC136275574 gene encoding probable serine/threonine-protein kinase clkA, which translates to MCKIIHIFYTCGHFSCVCNGDEGNASKDNGEDKTEDYYTREYNGNSKENADGEHKSDEDDNYSEDNGDDEIGSVDNGDYDDRSEDSRENDNGSDGPWNGYNGNGNNGDGYNGYENNGNGNNGDGNDGYENNGNGNNGNNRNSNNGDGNNEYENNGNGNNEYGNNGYENNGNGNNGYDNNGNGYNGYGNNGNGNNGYENNGNGNNVYGNNGYENNGNGNNGYGNNGGNNGYENNGNGNYGNGYNGNGNNGYNNNGNGNNGYEKNGNGNNGNGYNGKGNNGYDNNGNGNNGNGNNGDGNNGYENNGNGNNGNGYNGNGNNGYDNNGNGKNENGNNGNGNNGYGNKWNGYNGNSNNGYEINGNGNNGYGNNGNGNKWNGYNGNGNNLNGYNGNGNNGNGYYGNGNNGNGNDGNGNNGYGNNGNGNNGYGINGNGNNGYGNNGNGNNGNGNNGYGNGNNGNGYIRK; encoded by the coding sequence ATGTGTAAAATTATACACATATTTTACACATGTGGACATTTTTCCTGTGTATGCAATGGAGATGAAGGAAATGCTAGTAAAGATAATGGGGAAGACAAAACTGAAGACTATTATACAAGAGAATACAACGGTAATAGTAAAGAAAATGCTGATGGCGAACACAAAAGTGATGAAGATGACAATTATAGTGAAGATAATGGAGATGATGAAATAGGTAGTGTAGACAATGGAGATTATGATGATAGAAGCGAAGACAGTAGGGAAAACGATAACGGCAGTGATGGTCCTTGGAATGGATATAACGGGAATGGCAATAATGGGGATGGGTACAATGGGTATGAGAATAATGGAAATGGCAATAATGGCGATGGGAACGATGGGTATGAGAATAATGGAAATGGCAATAATGGGAATAACAGAAATAGCAACAATGGGGATGGGAATAATGAATATGAGAATAATGGGAATGGCAATAATGAGTATGGCAATAATGGGTATGAGAATAATGGGAATGGGAATAATGGGTATGATAATAACGGAAATGGCTATAATGGATATGGCAACAATGGGAATGGGAATAATGGGTATGAGAATAATGGAAATGGCAATAATGTGTATGGCAATAATGGGTATGAGAATAATGGAAATGGCAATAATGGGTATGGCAATAATGGGGGTAATAATGGGTATGAAAATAACGGAAATGGCAATTATGGGAATGGATATAATGGGAATGGCAATAATGGGTATAACAATAACGGTAATGGTAATAATGGGTATGAAAAAAACGGAAATGGCAATAATGGGAATGGATATAATGGGAAAGGCAATAATGGGTATGACAATAACGGGAATGGCAATAATGGAAATGGCAATAACGGGGATGGCAATAATGGGTATGAAAATAACGGAAATGGCAATAATGGGAATGGTTATAATGGGAATGGCAATAATGGGTATGACAATAACGGAAATGGCAAGAATGAAAATGGCAATAACGGAAATGGCAATAATGGGTATGGCAATAAGTGGAACGGCTATAATGGAAATAGCAATAATGGGTATGAGATTAACGGGAATGGCAATAATGGGTATGGCAATAACGGGAATGGCAATAAGTGGAATGGCTATAATGGAAATGGCAATAACTTGAATGGCTATAATGGAAATGGCAACAATGGGAATGGGTATTATGGAAATGGCAATAATGGGAATGGGAATGACGGGAATGGCAATAATGGGTATGGGAATAATGGAAATGGCAATAATGGGTATGGGATAAATGGGAATGGCAATAATGGGTATGGGAATAACGGAAATGGCAATAATGGAAATGGCAATAATGGATATGGGAATGGCAACAATGGAAATGGATATATTAGAAAGTGA